The following proteins are co-located in the Athene noctua chromosome 16, bAthNoc1.hap1.1, whole genome shotgun sequence genome:
- the DYNLRB1 gene encoding dynein light chain roadblock-type 1 produces MAEVEETLKRIQSQKGVQGIIVVNSEGIPIKSTMDNSTTIQYASLMHSFIMKARSTVRDIDPQNDLTFLRIRSKKNEIMVAPDKDYFLIVIQNPTE; encoded by the exons ATG GCTGAGGTGGAAGAAACACTGAAGCGAATTCAGAGCCAGAAAGGAGTGCAAGGAATCATTGTTGTTAATTCTGAAG GTATTCCTATCAAAAGTACTATGGACAACTCCACAACGATTCAGTATGCGAGCCTCATGCACAGCTTCATCATGAAGGCAAGGAGCACTGTGCGAGACATTGATCCCCAGAACGACCTCACGTTCTTGCGGATCCGCTCCAAGAAAAACGAAATCATGGTTGCACCAG ataaAGACTACTTTCTGATTGTCATCCAGAATCCAACTGAATGA